A window from Acidimicrobiia bacterium encodes these proteins:
- a CDS encoding DUF488 domain-containing protein, with protein MRVHTIGHGTLPADEFTGLLRDRDVDHAVDIRSYPGSRHNPQYRRTEMQRWLPEAGIAYTWDERLGGRRKGTTPSRHPALRHPAFRAYADYMETDAFRAGVDDLLIVAAQDTVVVMCSESVWWRCHRRLLADHLVLVHGVDVLHIMHTGTVTEHPPLAEARVEEGNVVYDGGTLGL; from the coding sequence ATGAGGGTCCACACGATCGGCCACGGGACGCTGCCGGCCGACGAGTTCACCGGTCTGCTCCGCGACCGGGACGTCGACCACGCGGTGGACATCCGGTCCTATCCGGGGAGCCGTCACAACCCGCAGTACCGACGGACCGAGATGCAGCGGTGGCTCCCCGAGGCCGGTATCGCCTACACGTGGGACGAGCGCCTCGGTGGGCGGCGCAAGGGCACCACGCCGTCGCGCCACCCTGCGCTGCGCCATCCGGCGTTTCGCGCCTACGCCGACTACATGGAGACGGACGCCTTCCGGGCCGGGGTCGACGATCTGCTGATCGTCGCCGCGCAGGACACGGTGGTGGTCATGTGCAGCGAGTCGGTGTGGTGGCGGTGCCACCGGCGCCTGCTGGCGGACCACCTCGTGCTGGTGCACGGCGTCGATGTCCTCCACATCATGCACACCGGAACGGTGACCGAGCACCCGCCCCTGGCGGAGGCACGCGTCGAGGAGGGGAACGTCGTCTACGACGGGGGAACACTCGGGTTGTGA